One genomic window of Bradyrhizobium sp. B124 includes the following:
- a CDS encoding antibiotic biosynthesis monooxygenase, whose product MIAVIFEVWPKAEHRELYFDLAAELKPILQEIDGFISVERFESLTEKGKFVSLSFFRDEAAVEAWRNTVEHRRTQAKGRARIFENYRLRVASVMRDYGLNEREQAPKDSRAVHEGKL is encoded by the coding sequence ATGATTGCCGTGATCTTCGAAGTCTGGCCGAAGGCTGAGCACCGGGAGCTCTATTTCGACCTTGCCGCCGAGTTGAAGCCGATCCTGCAGGAGATCGACGGCTTCATCTCGGTCGAGCGGTTCGAGAGCCTGACCGAGAAAGGCAAGTTCGTGTCGCTGTCATTCTTCCGCGACGAGGCTGCGGTAGAAGCCTGGCGCAACACGGTCGAGCACCGTCGCACCCAGGCCAAGGGCCGCGCGCGGATCTTCGAGAATTATCGGCTGCGGGTCGCGAGCGTGATGCGTGACTACGGCTTGAACGAACGCGAGCAGGCACCGAAGGACAGCCGCGCGGTGCACGAAGGCAAGCTCTAG
- a CDS encoding NIPSNAP family protein — MTVTVFIRYQLDPFKRVMFEEYSRNWLSIIPRCGGDLLGYWMPHEGTNNIAFALISFDSLAAYEAYRARLRQDGEGVANFNFAEQNRFILAEERTFLRKVEL, encoded by the coding sequence ATGACCGTCACCGTGTTCATCCGCTACCAGCTCGATCCGTTCAAGCGCGTGATGTTCGAGGAGTATTCGCGGAACTGGCTCTCGATCATCCCGCGCTGCGGCGGCGATCTGCTCGGCTACTGGATGCCGCACGAGGGCACCAACAACATCGCTTTCGCGCTGATCTCGTTCGATAGCCTTGCCGCCTACGAGGCCTATCGCGCGCGGCTGCGTCAGGACGGCGAGGGCGTGGCGAACTTCAACTTCGCGGAACAAAACCGCTTCATCCTCGCCGAGGAACGGACATTCCTGCGCAAGGTCGAGCTATAG
- a CDS encoding metalloregulator ArsR/SmtB family transcription factor: protein MKAGPDISRIAALVGDPARCNMLTALMTGRALTASELAQEAGITPQTASSHLAKLEAGGLIEPEKQGRHRYYRLSDPDVADVLEGLQGIAARAGHMRVRTGPKDPALRRARICYDHLAGDLGVQMLDSMRRQKLVRQSKQAIELTGEGKRFMAEELQIDADALTHPRRPVCKACLDWSERRHHLAGTLGAAMMDRFTELKWAARDAAPGSRVVNFSRNGEKRFAALFGASE from the coding sequence ATGAAAGCAGGACCCGACATCTCCCGGATCGCCGCTCTGGTCGGCGATCCCGCACGCTGCAACATGCTGACCGCGCTGATGACCGGCCGCGCGCTGACCGCGAGCGAACTGGCGCAGGAGGCCGGCATCACGCCGCAAACGGCGAGCTCGCATCTCGCCAAGCTCGAGGCCGGCGGGCTGATCGAGCCCGAGAAGCAAGGCCGCCACCGCTACTACCGCCTCTCCGACCCCGATGTCGCCGACGTGCTCGAAGGCTTGCAGGGCATCGCTGCCCGCGCCGGCCATATGCGGGTGCGCACCGGACCGAAGGATCCGGCGCTGCGCCGCGCCCGCATCTGCTACGACCATCTCGCCGGCGATCTCGGCGTGCAGATGCTCGACAGCATGCGGCGGCAGAAGCTGGTGCGCCAGAGCAAGCAGGCGATCGAGCTGACCGGCGAAGGCAAGCGCTTCATGGCCGAGGAGCTGCAGATCGACGCCGATGCGCTGACGCATCCGCGCCGTCCGGTGTGCAAGGCCTGCCTCGACTGGAGCGAACGGCGCCACCACCTCGCCGGCACGCTGGGCGCCGCGATGATGGACCGCTTCACCGAATTGAAATGGGCGGCGCGCGATGCTGCGCCGGGCAGCCGCGTGGTCAATTTTTCGCGGAACGGCGAGAAGCGGTTCGCCGCGCTGTTCGGCGCGAGCGAATAG